One Paenibacillus riograndensis SBR5 DNA segment encodes these proteins:
- a CDS encoding ABC transporter permease, whose amino-acid sequence MRNFISLELKKIRNKNTVIISLLFLTIILIPWVQTAQSIDVLDDEGNIHSGLGGWQILRERTVEGTMTTDYLLQMKQNYQNSVDKPYIEGEVDTDRKLGKRLTFPHDALHWELNFPYEKYRVLDNSLNLTDEQLANFYVDWKGSFTEYLSNEQNLFPYTEKQIEIISQKMQKVTTPFLFKYDSGWEYLKIGLLHTIHLFFMFLAFILCEGFSKNGSKGIDKVTLSTKESRRKLISYKLGAACVFSTIAYFVYIAVVLLFITAVYTLHGWDSSVQIGTITFYSMNQLKEGLLYIAMGYFSTLVVTHLILFLSVVFKRGKLVLALSLIYFYLVNTYQMGRGALIEKVMVFMPQNFINNLIGIENLYFVGNTVFPYVFVALFLGTVYILLSRIGISIWMRRYYLQ is encoded by the coding sequence ATGCGTAATTTCATTTCATTGGAACTGAAAAAAATACGAAATAAAAATACGGTGATTATCAGCCTACTCTTTCTCACAATTATTCTGATCCCCTGGGTTCAAACCGCCCAGAGTATCGATGTCTTGGATGATGAGGGAAACATACATAGCGGTCTTGGGGGCTGGCAAATTTTAAGAGAGCGCACGGTTGAGGGCACGATGACTACGGATTATTTATTACAAATGAAACAAAACTACCAAAACAGCGTGGACAAACCTTATATTGAGGGGGAAGTGGATACAGACCGCAAGTTGGGAAAAAGATTGACCTTTCCTCACGATGCGCTGCACTGGGAACTGAACTTTCCATATGAAAAGTACCGTGTGCTCGATAACAGCTTAAATTTAACAGATGAGCAGCTCGCCAATTTTTATGTGGATTGGAAGGGCAGTTTTACTGAATATTTATCCAATGAACAAAATCTATTTCCTTATACAGAGAAACAAATCGAAATCATATCCCAGAAAATGCAAAAAGTAACCACCCCATTTTTATTCAAATACGATAGTGGCTGGGAGTACCTGAAAATAGGTTTATTACATACGATCCACCTTTTCTTTATGTTCCTGGCCTTTATCTTATGCGAGGGATTCTCCAAGAACGGCAGCAAAGGAATTGACAAGGTGACCTTATCCACCAAGGAGAGCCGGAGGAAGCTGATCAGCTATAAGCTTGGCGCCGCCTGTGTGTTTTCTACGATAGCCTATTTTGTGTATATTGCGGTCGTACTGCTGTTTATTACTGCAGTGTATACGCTGCACGGCTGGGACTCTTCGGTTCAGATTGGAACGATTACATTTTATTCCATGAATCAGCTTAAAGAGGGGTTACTCTATATTGCCATGGGATACTTTTCCACCCTTGTCGTGACGCATCTTATCCTGTTTTTGTCCGTGGTTTTTAAAAGAGGGAAACTGGTATTAGCACTTTCACTGATTTATTTTTATCTCGTCAATACTTATCAGATGGGGAGGGGGGCGCTGATTGAAAAAGTGATGGTCTTCATGCCCCAGAACTTTATCAATAATCTTATAGGCATAGAGAACTTATATTTTGTGGGTAATACCGTGTTTCCTTATGTTTTTGTCGCCCTGTTTCTGGGTACTGTGTACATTCTTTTATCTCGAATCGGTATCTCTATATGGATGAGAAGATATTATTTACAGTAG
- a CDS encoding ABC transporter ATP-binding protein, with product MEIKAENLTRTFGTKRAIDELNFTLPEGVYGLLGDNGAGKSTLMRILVAVDHQTSGKVSFNGKDIFHMNDDYRNLVGYIPQDFEVYPAYTATEYLEYMGALKGLSKKELKHKVPEVLKFVNLEKVANKKVKTFSGGMKRRVGIAQAIINDPKILIFDEPTAGLDPHERIRFSNIISEMGQDKIILFSTHIISDIEAITTNVIILNQGKIKEQGNVQKMLSGIKGKVFTEEMDRERLASFKKEHLIVRIRQEENIVSVRYLGEQESGAIVCEPTLEDYYIYLGSGRHA from the coding sequence ATGGAAATTAAAGCGGAAAATTTAACAAGAACATTCGGAACGAAACGGGCAATTGATGAACTGAATTTCACATTGCCTGAGGGCGTGTACGGGCTCTTGGGGGATAATGGGGCAGGAAAAAGCACCTTGATGCGAATTCTTGTGGCAGTCGACCATCAAACGAGCGGCAAGGTTTCCTTTAACGGCAAGGATATCTTCCATATGAACGACGACTACCGGAATCTTGTGGGATACATCCCTCAGGATTTCGAAGTGTATCCCGCGTATACGGCAACAGAATATCTGGAATATATGGGAGCACTGAAGGGATTGTCAAAAAAAGAACTAAAGCACAAAGTTCCAGAGGTATTAAAGTTTGTTAACCTGGAGAAAGTTGCCAATAAAAAGGTCAAAACCTTTTCCGGAGGGATGAAAAGACGGGTGGGCATTGCCCAAGCCATCATCAACGACCCAAAGATATTAATTTTTGATGAGCCCACCGCTGGGCTTGACCCACATGAGCGAATCCGTTTTTCAAACATCATAAGCGAAATGGGACAGGATAAGATCATTCTGTTTTCAACCCATATTATTTCGGACATCGAAGCAATCACCACTAATGTGATCATCCTAAATCAGGGCAAAATTAAAGAGCAGGGTAATGTGCAAAAGATGTTATCCGGGATTAAAGGAAAAGTGTTCACCGAGGAGATGGATAGAGAACGACTTGCCTCCTTTAAGAAGGAACACCTCATCGTACGAATCCGGCAGGAAGAAAACATTGTCAGTGTACGGTACTTGGGAGAACAGGAATCAGGCGCAATCGTATGCGAGCCCACGCTGGAAGATTACTATATCTACTTGGGGAGTGGGCGCCATGCGTAA
- a CDS encoding ParA family protein — translation MKPFLDVGEKFGKNSGRTTVITIANQKGGTGKTTTAYNLAYALSNEGKKVLLVDFDPQGNLSMCFGIEQPDQLQLSMFNVMNAIMSDEPLPPAEEYIHTHGNIDLIPSNIELSVAEINPSLGLLTINALAASDSVLIPVNPQPWSATGLTQLLRIIVKVKKCINPRISIEGILMTMCNTRTNLYKEAFRLVKVYYRETFHIFEVQIPLSVK, via the coding sequence ATGAAGCCATTTTTGGACGTTGGAGAGAAATTTGGGAAGAACTCAGGAAGAACAACGGTTATTACCATTGCCAATCAGAAAGGCGGTACAGGCAAAACGACCACTGCCTATAATCTGGCTTACGCTTTATCTAATGAAGGAAAAAAAGTATTGCTGGTCGATTTTGACCCTCAAGGCAATCTCTCGATGTGCTTTGGCATTGAGCAGCCGGATCAACTCCAGTTATCCATGTTCAACGTCATGAACGCTATTATGAGTGACGAACCGCTGCCGCCTGCCGAGGAGTACATCCACACGCACGGCAATATCGATCTCATTCCGAGCAACATTGAGTTGTCAGTTGCCGAGATTAACCCTTCACTTGGATTGCTAACGATCAATGCTTTGGCAGCCAGTGATAGTGTACTGATTCCCGTCAATCCGCAGCCATGGTCTGCCACAGGATTGACTCAGTTGCTCAGAATCATTGTAAAAGTCAAAAAGTGCATCAATCCGCGTATCAGCATTGAAGGTATCCTGATGACTATGTGCAATACCCGCACCAATTTATACAAGGAGGCTTTTCGTTTGGTCAAAGTTTATTACCGCGAAACCTTCCATATCTTCGAAGTTCAAATCCCCTTGTCCGTAAAGTAG
- a CDS encoding carbohydrate-binding protein produces the protein MLKRLKFLSLIVCMLASLLAVVPLTAIAAGTIVSYPLPSIYTTTSQYTVTADSTNIPVIDTSAVFVNYNYCNFSFSGTTTITITASEPINTYNISPKALGITATKSGNTLTFTLSSPTYLIVKINNLKDLVIAADALETNVPASSGTGIYNVKTQYGADSTGASMATTAIQNAINAANAAGGGIVYVPAGVYKSGNLVLKSNVSVYLEGGSVIRGSGNPSDYTTHFHKNSLNKDGTWFIYTETNANNIKIYGRGTIDGNGHYMRNTNNYLNNILVPLQCSNFTVDGITIRDSGGWATIVTRSNNVTFQNTKHFNNNELDYENDAIDIQESQNVLIKHTVAVSEDDTYSFKTWDVATTDIAANWPGSPENQSNVVVDDALAWSRCGAFKVGDGVKQLQDGIVVKNSYVYRCWRALAVGHLYGTPAAQNIIFDNIDVEGFWPRSGVHSRWFDLSAKTGPIKNVVYNNINLRALGEVSIMKGWSDTSTVSGVTLNNVRVGGVAATTLAELKITDTNSYAAAPKFNTLKFEAEGYNLSSGVISYESSTDGGLDVGGGSNGDYIAFKDVDFGSTAKTSIDLKVASANSGGRIEFHLDSPTGTMLGYWTAESTGGWQTWSVKNIPLNAGTAVGTHTVYVTFVKSDSTTVANLTWFQFK, from the coding sequence ATGTTAAAACGGTTAAAGTTTTTAAGTTTAATTGTTTGTATGCTCGCCAGTCTTTTAGCTGTCGTTCCTTTGACAGCAATCGCGGCGGGTACAATTGTAAGCTATCCATTACCGTCGATCTATACCACGACCAGTCAATACACGGTAACAGCAGACTCTACCAATATACCGGTAATCGACACTTCGGCGGTATTTGTAAACTATAATTATTGTAATTTCTCTTTTTCAGGTACTACTACAATCACAATAACAGCAAGCGAGCCAATCAATACCTATAATATTTCTCCCAAAGCTTTGGGAATCACTGCAACAAAGAGCGGAAATACACTTACATTTACACTTTCATCACCAACATATCTTATAGTTAAAATCAATAATCTGAAAGATCTGGTTATTGCGGCAGATGCTCTTGAAACCAATGTTCCGGCTTCATCCGGTACAGGTATATACAATGTTAAAACTCAATACGGTGCCGACAGTACCGGTGCCTCAATGGCTACAACTGCAATACAGAACGCCATCAATGCGGCTAACGCAGCAGGTGGCGGTATAGTATACGTTCCAGCCGGAGTTTACAAGAGCGGCAACCTTGTTCTAAAAAGCAATGTTTCGGTTTATCTGGAGGGTGGTTCTGTTATAAGGGGTTCTGGAAATCCAAGCGATTACACTACCCATTTTCATAAGAATTCTCTGAATAAGGATGGAACATGGTTTATCTATACCGAAACAAATGCAAACAATATTAAGATATACGGCAGGGGAACTATTGACGGCAATGGTCATTATATGAGGAATACAAACAATTATTTGAACAATATTCTTGTACCCTTGCAGTGCAGTAACTTCACGGTTGACGGCATAACCATAAGAGACAGCGGTGGCTGGGCTACAATCGTTACAAGATCTAATAACGTAACCTTCCAGAATACCAAGCACTTCAACAACAATGAACTTGATTATGAAAATGATGCAATAGACATTCAAGAGAGCCAGAATGTACTTATAAAGCACACTGTAGCAGTATCTGAGGATGACACCTACTCATTTAAGACATGGGATGTAGCAACTACGGATATAGCTGCAAACTGGCCGGGAAGTCCTGAAAACCAGTCAAATGTAGTTGTGGATGATGCTTTGGCTTGGAGCAGATGTGGAGCATTCAAGGTTGGAGATGGAGTGAAACAGCTTCAGGATGGCATCGTTGTTAAAAACTCTTATGTATACCGGTGCTGGCGTGCTTTAGCAGTAGGTCATCTTTATGGAACTCCAGCAGCTCAAAACATCATATTTGACAATATAGATGTAGAAGGCTTCTGGCCAAGATCCGGTGTTCACTCCAGATGGTTTGATCTTTCTGCAAAAACTGGTCCGATAAAAAATGTGGTCTATAATAATATCAATTTACGCGCTTTAGGTGAAGTTTCAATAATGAAGGGTTGGAGTGACACATCTACTGTCTCCGGAGTTACATTAAACAATGTTCGCGTCGGTGGAGTTGCGGCAACTACATTGGCAGAATTGAAAATAACAGATACTAACAGCTATGCTGCAGCTCCCAAATTCAACACATTGAAATTTGAAGCGGAAGGCTATAACCTTAGTTCAGGTGTTATATCCTATGAGTCAAGCACTGATGGTGGGCTGGATGTTGGTGGAGGGAGTAATGGCGACTATATAGCATTTAAAGATGTTGACTTTGGTAGTACAGCTAAAACAAGCATTGATTTGAAGGTTGCATCCGCTAATTCCGGCGGAAGGATCGAATTCCACTTGGACAGTCCTACAGGCACCATGCTGGGTTATTGGACGGCAGAAAGCACAGGCGGATGGCAGACATGGTCAGTCAAGAATATCCCGCTTAATGCCGGGACAGCTGTAGGAACTCATACGGTATATGTTACTTTTGTTAAGTCAGATTCAACCACGGTTGCAAATTTAACTTGGTTCCAGTTCAAATAG
- a CDS encoding nucleotidyltransferase-like protein, whose amino-acid sequence MELSNLTLFSGETFDESVLGAVALHQTGSAPFQSALLHDFDMVVLMLHEEQEKERIITHTMAGERRTQSVHVGLSALERAVMAGDNNELFTSLIAGEVIWDPKGILGEMRREIIQFQGPIKERILFMEFSRFLHMYVKSKRYMEAGCTMDAYNCVLIALYHWARIEVSEAGCFPDPAVWEQIKGLNSSVHKLYEELTVSTETLDQRVELILLACEFSIMSKMSDCCTILLNILGSRKEPWSIKELLQHSGLSQLGAELPLVLRKLVSRSQIREIASWAEDAGDGHAVRYTL is encoded by the coding sequence ATGGAACTGTCCAATTTGACCCTTTTTAGTGGAGAGACGTTTGACGAGAGTGTACTGGGAGCTGTAGCCCTGCACCAGACCGGCAGTGCTCCGTTTCAGAGCGCGCTTCTCCATGATTTTGATATGGTAGTACTGATGCTGCATGAGGAACAGGAGAAGGAACGCATTATTACTCATACCATGGCCGGTGAACGGCGCACACAGTCGGTCCATGTAGGTCTTTCCGCTCTGGAGAGGGCGGTAATGGCAGGGGATAACAATGAACTCTTCACCAGTCTGATTGCGGGTGAAGTCATTTGGGACCCTAAGGGAATCCTCGGTGAAATGCGCCGGGAGATTATCCAGTTTCAGGGGCCGATTAAGGAACGGATACTGTTTATGGAATTCTCCAGATTTCTGCATATGTATGTGAAATCTAAGCGGTATATGGAAGCTGGCTGCACTATGGATGCATACAACTGTGTATTGATCGCTCTGTATCACTGGGCGCGTATAGAAGTAAGCGAGGCAGGCTGTTTTCCTGATCCGGCGGTGTGGGAGCAAATCAAAGGCCTGAATTCATCCGTTCATAAGCTGTATGAGGAGTTGACCGTTAGTACAGAGACATTGGATCAGAGAGTGGAGCTTATTCTGCTAGCTTGTGAATTTTCCATTATGTCCAAGATGTCCGATTGCTGTACCATACTGCTGAATATACTGGGGAGCCGCAAGGAACCCTGGAGTATAAAAGAACTGCTCCAGCACTCCGGACTTAGCCAGCTTGGCGCTGAACTGCCGCTGGTACTGCGCAAGCTGGTATCCCGTTCACAAATCAGAGAGATTGCTTCGTGGGCAGAGGATGCCGGGGATGGTCATGCTGTACGCTATACCTTGTGA
- a CDS encoding DUF2614 family zinc ribbon-containing protein, with translation MKFKSAKINAFRTWGLLLTMLGMGLMILGTAGIVFWGSAGKIVAAIGLVIGLVSMIASLAIYFWAGMLSTSAVQVECPECHKLTKMLGKTDRCMFCHTILTMDPAQATVTAEQLEGQQLKH, from the coding sequence ATGAAGTTTAAATCAGCTAAAATCAACGCTTTTCGCACTTGGGGCCTGCTGCTCACCATGCTGGGAATGGGCCTGATGATCTTGGGAACGGCGGGCATCGTATTCTGGGGTTCGGCCGGAAAGATTGTTGCTGCAATCGGGCTTGTCATTGGCCTGGTGTCTATGATTGCCAGTCTGGCGATCTATTTTTGGGCGGGCATGCTCTCAACAAGCGCCGTGCAGGTAGAATGTCCGGAATGCCACAAGCTGACCAAAATGCTGGGAAAAACGGACCGCTGTATGTTCTGCCATACGATTCTCACGATGGACCCCGCACAGGCAACGGTCACTGCGGAGCAGCTTGAAGGACAACAACTGAAGCATTAG
- a CDS encoding glycosyl hydrolase family 18 protein yields MNRRQRQRRVKKRGGLFRRLLGLVIIAAAAYWVVFYVLPNRLHTDPDWKGLEQPVFVKGELTGYSASGTGDALLLPLPLLQKYVDSSIRYEEDTKSVILSTDNELLYMQEDTKTASLNNKPLQLRLAPEEKNGMTYLPADTLENLYGFEVEEDKDTGAVLLMTAGETVPLGKVKGEEGGKTQPLRSEATIHAPIVADMSPGTVVKIWNSDNEDWLYVQMDNGFTGYVKAKDIIQDGEKAVEVKPAAPSRAERSWKGKPVNLYWEAVYERKPNPANFGALPGVNVVSPTWFEIVDIKGNVRSKADSAYVQWAHQQGMEVWGLLTNSFDADLTTQALSSYEKRMNAIVQMLEYADLYGLDGINIDFENVYTKDGENVTQFMRELKPMAQAKNLIVSMDVTPKSNSEMWSLFLDRRALGAVTDFLIVMAYDEHWASSPTAGSVASLPWVEKSVSRILEEDDVPAEKLILGIPLYTRIWSETTKDGKTKVSSKAVSMNAVQEILAEKKLKPVLDKDSGQNYVEYTEDGVLRKIWIEDKVSLKARVELAKSFGLGGIGSWNRSFAVPEAWETLQQISK; encoded by the coding sequence TTGAATAGAAGACAGAGACAGAGACGCGTCAAGAAACGCGGAGGTCTTTTTCGCCGTTTACTGGGACTTGTCATTATAGCTGCTGCAGCCTACTGGGTTGTTTTTTATGTATTGCCGAACCGTCTGCATACCGATCCTGATTGGAAAGGGTTAGAACAGCCTGTTTTTGTCAAAGGAGAGCTGACGGGCTATTCCGCTTCAGGTACCGGGGACGCGCTGCTTTTACCGCTTCCGCTGCTCCAGAAATATGTAGACTCATCCATCCGTTATGAAGAAGATACCAAGTCTGTAATCTTATCGACAGACAATGAGCTTTTATATATGCAAGAAGATACTAAAACCGCCAGTCTGAACAATAAACCGCTCCAGCTCCGGCTGGCGCCTGAAGAAAAAAACGGGATGACCTATCTGCCCGCAGATACGCTTGAAAATCTGTACGGTTTTGAGGTGGAAGAGGATAAGGACACCGGAGCCGTTCTGCTGATGACCGCTGGAGAAACGGTCCCGCTTGGCAAAGTCAAGGGCGAGGAAGGCGGCAAAACCCAACCTCTGCGCAGTGAAGCGACTATCCATGCACCTATTGTGGCCGATATGTCTCCCGGAACGGTGGTAAAGATTTGGAACTCGGACAATGAGGACTGGCTGTACGTACAGATGGACAACGGCTTTACAGGCTATGTCAAAGCAAAAGATATCATCCAAGACGGGGAAAAGGCAGTCGAGGTGAAGCCGGCCGCTCCCTCGCGCGCAGAGCGCAGCTGGAAAGGCAAGCCTGTGAATCTTTACTGGGAAGCGGTATATGAACGTAAGCCTAACCCCGCTAATTTTGGCGCTCTCCCCGGGGTTAACGTGGTCAGCCCTACCTGGTTCGAGATCGTCGATATAAAAGGTAACGTCCGCAGCAAGGCTGACAGTGCCTACGTACAGTGGGCCCATCAGCAAGGGATGGAGGTATGGGGGCTGCTGACCAACAGCTTCGATGCCGACCTTACCACCCAGGCGTTGTCAAGCTATGAGAAGCGGATGAATGCCATCGTGCAGATGCTTGAATATGCTGATCTTTACGGTCTTGATGGGATTAATATCGATTTTGAAAATGTCTACACCAAGGACGGAGAGAATGTTACGCAGTTCATGCGGGAACTGAAGCCGATGGCCCAAGCCAAAAACCTCATTGTCTCGATGGACGTGACTCCAAAATCGAACAGTGAGATGTGGTCACTCTTTCTGGACCGCCGGGCACTTGGCGCAGTTACCGATTTTCTGATCGTCATGGCTTATGATGAGCATTGGGCGTCCAGTCCTACCGCAGGTTCTGTTGCTTCGCTGCCATGGGTGGAGAAATCCGTAAGCCGTATCCTCGAAGAGGATGACGTTCCTGCAGAAAAGCTGATACTCGGTATCCCGCTGTATACCCGCATTTGGTCGGAAACCACAAAAGACGGAAAAACCAAAGTCAGCTCCAAAGCCGTCAGCATGAATGCCGTTCAGGAAATACTGGCTGAAAAGAAATTGAAGCCTGTGCTGGATAAGGATTCAGGTCAGAATTATGTAGAGTATACGGAGGATGGTGTCCTTCGCAAGATCTGGATAGAAGACAAGGTTTCGTTAAAAGCCAGGGTAGAGCTGGCCAAATCCTTCGGGTTAGGAGGCATTGGCTCCTGGAACCGCAGCTTTGCCGTTCCAGAGGCTTGGGAGACCTTGCAGCAGATTAGCAAATAG
- a CDS encoding Fur family transcriptional regulator, protein MGSGVQHALEQLKTTGVRITPQRHAILSYLMEAMNHPTADDIYRALEPQFPSMSVATVYNNLKMFMEAGMVRELTYGDNSSRFDANVSDHYHVICQECGRIEDFSYSSLHEVEQRAEQATGFKIHGLRMELYGICKCCTEKTQ, encoded by the coding sequence ATGGGTAGTGGCGTACAGCATGCATTGGAACAACTGAAGACAACCGGTGTCCGTATTACGCCCCAGCGTCATGCGATTCTATCGTATTTGATGGAAGCGATGAATCATCCTACGGCAGATGATATTTACCGTGCGCTTGAGCCGCAGTTTCCAAGCATGAGTGTGGCAACAGTGTACAACAACCTCAAGATGTTCATGGAAGCGGGGATGGTCCGCGAGCTGACCTACGGCGACAATTCCAGCCGTTTTGATGCGAATGTATCTGATCATTATCATGTTATCTGCCAGGAATGCGGCCGGATTGAGGATTTCAGCTATTCATCGCTCCATGAGGTGGAACAGCGTGCCGAGCAGGCGACAGGGTTCAAAATCCATGGTTTGCGGATGGAGCTGTACGGAATCTGCAAATGCTGCACAGAGAAGACACAATAA
- a CDS encoding DUF4097 family beta strand repeat-containing protein encodes MSPEPNDSAMLPVQEEGEYGPAVQAGEADQQQKLPFIPPRLKRRPRRKRKFIAGLLAALIPGTGHIYFGLLRKGISFIFIILLDIAALLYFSSIGMQINVPLLILLALMIPVLYFYSVFDVLQSADRLLRLPGEQDPELPPVPKPHGQRRRLVSEPGISFGLMLLLGGALLFLFQQKPVWLQYFIEHYAGVTVAAVLAVCGVLLAVREIIKVLSWQNGSERRSRRVGRYTASALLIAVGVLLFLDWRNGTDHMLILLKWWPIIAVLWGLEYLLISFFSRHLSQGRARSRSRMDLRGLLSAVVLAASVFIVSEQEHYLHLWNRVSLNLTAAAVDYGEAKGSKFQKAPIVIPVELGTSKITVDGINGDILIHRAPVEDIEVATTVWVDQLEGAVAEAISEQSFVDVTEGNTIKIIPKSKAYGDSGKRQPRMDLEISLPEDRRFNLEVRTMNGGITLQNVEAIEGINLETGNGELILHRIFGNVKGKTLNGAVRARTVQGSVDLATSGGDMAAWDVTGALKLSTAVGNISAAGSGDQMELSSKNGNLEINGARSKLQAESLNGKIRVQSADFGGNWDIYSAVGDIDLYLPASGNYTVDGSSGYGDIVSDIPELTIDKKNISGEVGTGEFKLHVEGNSNLNVRKY; translated from the coding sequence ATGAGTCCCGAGCCTAATGATTCTGCCATGCTTCCTGTGCAGGAGGAAGGAGAGTATGGCCCTGCTGTACAAGCAGGAGAAGCTGATCAGCAACAAAAGCTGCCTTTCATTCCTCCGCGCCTGAAGCGGCGTCCCCGCCGCAAACGCAAATTCATTGCCGGACTGCTGGCAGCGCTCATTCCGGGCACGGGGCATATCTACTTCGGGCTGCTTCGCAAAGGAATCTCTTTTATTTTTATCATTCTGCTTGATATTGCTGCACTGCTCTACTTCTCATCGATTGGCATGCAGATTAATGTGCCGCTGCTTATTTTGCTGGCGCTGATGATTCCGGTGCTATATTTCTACAGTGTGTTCGATGTGCTGCAGTCTGCCGACCGGCTTCTGCGTCTGCCTGGAGAGCAGGACCCTGAGCTCCCGCCTGTTCCGAAACCGCATGGACAACGGCGCCGTCTGGTCAGTGAACCGGGGATTTCCTTTGGGCTTATGCTGCTTCTCGGTGGCGCGCTGCTATTTCTTTTCCAGCAAAAGCCGGTCTGGCTGCAATATTTCATCGAGCATTATGCCGGTGTGACAGTTGCGGCGGTATTGGCGGTTTGTGGAGTATTGCTTGCAGTCCGCGAGATCATAAAAGTGCTCTCCTGGCAGAACGGCAGCGAACGGCGCAGCCGCCGGGTTGGCAGATACACAGCTTCTGCGCTGCTCATAGCCGTCGGGGTTCTCTTGTTTCTGGACTGGAGAAACGGAACCGACCATATGCTGATCTTATTGAAATGGTGGCCGATTATAGCTGTGCTCTGGGGATTGGAGTATCTGCTTATATCCTTCTTCTCGCGGCATTTGAGCCAGGGGAGAGCCCGATCCCGTTCACGTATGGATTTGCGGGGGCTGCTGTCTGCGGTCGTGCTCGCGGCCAGTGTGTTTATTGTTTCGGAACAGGAACATTATCTCCATCTATGGAATCGGGTCAGTCTGAATCTAACCGCAGCGGCTGTGGATTATGGCGAAGCCAAGGGAAGCAAGTTCCAGAAGGCTCCGATCGTTATTCCGGTTGAGCTGGGGACCTCCAAAATTACTGTAGACGGCATCAACGGTGATATTCTGATTCACCGCGCACCTGTCGAGGATATTGAAGTTGCAACAACCGTATGGGTAGATCAGTTGGAGGGTGCTGTCGCAGAGGCGATCTCGGAGCAGTCCTTTGTAGATGTAACTGAAGGGAATACGATCAAAATCATCCCCAAAAGCAAGGCCTATGGAGACTCCGGCAAACGCCAGCCGCGGATGGACCTTGAGATTTCATTGCCTGAAGACCGCCGTTTTAATCTAGAGGTGCGGACGATGAATGGAGGCATTACCTTGCAGAATGTGGAGGCCATAGAGGGTATCAATTTGGAGACCGGAAATGGGGAATTGATCCTCCACCGTATTTTCGGCAATGTCAAAGGGAAAACACTGAACGGGGCCGTGCGTGCCAGAACGGTTCAGGGCAGTGTGGATTTGGCGACAAGCGGCGGGGATATGGCGGCCTGGGATGTAACGGGGGCGCTTAAGCTTTCGACCGCTGTTGGCAATATTTCGGCGGCAGGGAGCGGAGATCAGATGGAGCTGTCCAGCAAGAACGGCAACCTGGAGATTAACGGAGCCAGATCGAAACTGCAGGCCGAATCCCTCAACGGCAAAATCCGTGTTCAATCTGCCGACTTCGGAGGCAACTGGGATATCTACAGCGCGGTAGGTGATATTGACCTGTACTTGCCCGCATCCGGAAATTATACCGTGGACGGCTCCAGCGGTTATGGCGATATCGTTTCTGATATTCCTGAGCTGACCATCGACAAAAAAAATATTTCCGGCGAAGTAGGCACTGGCGAATTTAAGCTGCATGTGGAAGGTAACAGCAACCTAAATGTGAGGAAATATTGA
- a CDS encoding GNAT family N-acetyltransferase — translation MSIIIRLDLQNGDILSELWSLQHKAYRLEAERIGFHEIPPLLETRDMLSRSEECFYGSFDDSGELMGAVAVQEESPGQLTVTRMMVNPDFFRQGVAGRLLEYIFGQYPGMDQFIVSTGKLNEPAVALYTKHGFVPAGLEEVAPGVELIEFHRSGRL, via the coding sequence ATGAGCATAATAATCAGGCTGGATTTGCAAAATGGGGATATCCTAAGCGAGCTTTGGAGCCTTCAGCATAAGGCCTACAGGCTGGAGGCAGAGAGGATAGGCTTTCATGAAATCCCGCCGCTGCTGGAGACCAGAGACATGCTGAGCCGCTCAGAAGAGTGTTTCTATGGCAGCTTCGACGACAGCGGTGAGTTAATGGGCGCTGTTGCCGTCCAGGAGGAATCACCCGGCCAGCTTACGGTGACCCGAATGATGGTTAATCCGGATTTTTTCCGCCAGGGAGTGGCGGGGAGGCTTTTGGAATATATTTTCGGGCAATATCCAGGTATGGACCAGTTTATCGTTTCTACAGGGAAGCTTAATGAGCCGGCTGTTGCACTGTATACCAAACATGGATTTGTCCCTGCCGGACTTGAAGAAGTTGCTCCCGGTGTCGAATTGATTGAATTTCACCGGAGCGGCCGGCTTTGA